The proteins below come from a single Cupriavidus pauculus genomic window:
- a CDS encoding aminotransferase class I/II-fold pyridoxal phosphate-dependent enzyme, which yields MKAAEIFSSLEDRIVRGELRAGDALPTVREAAELWQVNKNTVAAAYRMLQNAGLIFSSGRNGSVVGGPVAPHAATGWTPSYDGVIAANGGNPDRTLLPSALMVRAQLQKVSTDPLLYGEADEAVPLMEWARESFGGDGVPADSLFVGSGTMAVLDTVLRNCLSPGDAVALEDPAYATTIGLVRSIGLKPVPMAMDAQGVRPEALQAAIQAGCKAVVLSTRAQNPTGICTSAERAKQLAPIVAKARQTLFLDDDHSSLLELAPYRNFVSANAEHWLVTRSVSKFLGPDMRVAVAAGDALTVARIARAQAYAMGWVSSLLQRLVGGLLQQPAVLSLVREAGPVYRERYAYMQKALRGIGIETVGTAGFNIWVPCENEALVAQSLISSGWRIRTGADFTLEAAPGFRVTTAALDKDAADAFVAALAQAMTVRPPQLA from the coding sequence ATGAAAGCGGCAGAGATTTTCAGCAGCCTGGAAGACCGGATCGTTCGCGGCGAGCTGCGCGCGGGCGATGCCTTGCCGACCGTGCGCGAGGCTGCCGAGCTGTGGCAGGTCAACAAGAACACCGTGGCCGCGGCATACCGCATGCTCCAGAACGCGGGGCTGATCTTCAGTTCCGGGCGCAACGGCTCGGTGGTCGGCGGCCCGGTGGCGCCGCACGCGGCAACGGGGTGGACGCCGTCGTACGACGGGGTGATCGCGGCCAATGGCGGCAACCCGGATCGCACATTGCTGCCCAGCGCGCTGATGGTGCGCGCGCAGTTGCAGAAGGTCTCGACCGATCCGCTGCTCTATGGCGAGGCGGACGAGGCGGTGCCGTTGATGGAATGGGCGCGCGAATCGTTCGGCGGCGATGGCGTGCCCGCGGACTCGCTGTTCGTCGGTAGCGGGACGATGGCCGTGCTGGACACGGTACTTCGGAACTGCCTGTCACCCGGCGATGCGGTGGCGCTCGAAGATCCCGCCTATGCCACGACCATCGGGCTGGTGCGGTCCATCGGCCTCAAGCCGGTGCCGATGGCCATGGATGCGCAGGGCGTGCGGCCCGAAGCGTTGCAGGCCGCGATCCAGGCCGGCTGCAAGGCCGTGGTCCTGAGCACGCGCGCGCAGAATCCGACCGGCATCTGTACCTCCGCCGAGCGCGCGAAGCAATTGGCGCCCATCGTCGCGAAGGCCAGGCAGACCCTGTTCCTCGACGACGACCACTCGAGCCTGCTCGAACTCGCGCCCTACCGTAACTTCGTCTCGGCGAACGCCGAGCATTGGCTCGTGACGCGTTCGGTCTCCAAGTTTCTGGGGCCCGACATGCGTGTGGCCGTCGCGGCCGGCGATGCGCTGACGGTCGCGCGCATCGCGCGCGCGCAGGCTTATGCGATGGGATGGGTCAGTTCGCTGCTGCAGCGGCTCGTGGGCGGCCTCCTGCAGCAACCGGCGGTGCTATCGCTCGTGCGCGAGGCGGGCCCCGTGTATCGCGAGCGGTATGCGTATATGCAGAAGGCGCTGCGCGGCATCGGCATCGAAACGGTCGGCACCGCGGGCTTCAATATCTGGGTGCCTTGCGAGAACGAAGCGCTTGTCGCGCAAAGCCTCATCAGCAGCGGCTGGCGCATTCGCACCGGCGCCGACTTCACGCTCGAGGCCGCGCCCGGCTTCCGCGTGACGACGGCCGCGCTGGACAAGGATGCCGCCGATGCATTCGTCGCGGCGCTCGCCCAGGCAATGACCGTGCGGCCGCCGCAACTGGCATGA
- a CDS encoding DUF485 domain-containing protein — protein sequence MKPTDDTGIAALYAFEAEAARHRRMLTTLFCAFALYYFGLLIMAAYFQPLCAIRVIGRVNVGMLLAVSQYLFGGIVAWIYVVRMRATDDVMHSLPL from the coding sequence TTGAAACCCACAGACGACACCGGTATCGCCGCGTTATACGCATTCGAAGCCGAGGCGGCGCGCCACCGGCGCATGCTGACCACGCTGTTCTGCGCGTTCGCGCTCTACTACTTCGGCCTCCTGATCATGGCCGCGTACTTCCAGCCGCTGTGCGCCATCCGCGTCATCGGCCGCGTCAACGTGGGCATGCTGCTCGCGGTCTCGCAGTATCTGTTCGGCGGCATCGTCGCGTGGATCTATGTCGTGCGCATGCGGGCCACCGACGACGTCATGCATTCCCTTCCCCTCTGA